In Rhinatrema bivittatum chromosome 1, aRhiBiv1.1, whole genome shotgun sequence, a single genomic region encodes these proteins:
- the LOC115097919 gene encoding LOW QUALITY PROTEIN: zona pellucida sperm-binding protein 3-like (The sequence of the model RefSeq protein was modified relative to this genomic sequence to represent the inferred CDS: inserted 1 base in 1 codon; substituted 1 base at 1 genomic stop codon), giving the protein MVVTVQRDLFGTGRPIKAADLRLGLASCKPQPGARDAATATFDVGLHECGSSLQMTPDLLVYLTHLSYNPALSSSQVIVRHNSAVVPIQCTYPRTGNVSSXAIKPTWAPFSSTVFAEERLAFSLRLMNDDWTAERTSTVFHLGEEIHIEVSVHSGDHIHMIFLVDSCVATVSPXKDSSPRYSIVDFYGCLVDGKQEDSFSAFRSPWSQSDKIQFTTDAFRFAGVTKSLIYITCSLRAAAIDQAPDPLHKACSFSKINNIWFPVEGPKNICSCCETGNCGGPGDLTRGLTLLSSSQKGWEESSTFRPWF; this is encoded by the exons ATGGTGGTGACTGTGCAGAGGGATCTGTTCGGCACAGGACGGCCGATCAAAGCTGCTGACCTCCGCCTTGGTCTCGCTTCCTGCAAGCCCCAGCCTGGGGCAAGAGACGCCGCCACAGCCACCTTTGACGTGGGGCTCCATGAGTGTGGCAGCAGCCTGCAGATGACTCCAGATTTGTTggtcta tcttacacatcTGTCCTACAACCCAGCACTTTCAAGCAGCCAAGTCATTGTCAGGCACAACTCAGCTGTGGTTCCCATTCAATGTACTTACCCAAGGACTGGCAATGTGAGCAGCTAGGCCATCAAGCCAACCTGGGCTCCCTTCAGCTCTACAGTCTTTGCAGAAGAGAGGCTGGCTTTCTCCTTGCGGCTGATGAATGATGACTGGACTGCTGAGAGAACATCAACTGTGTTCCACCTGGGTGAGGAAATCCACATTGAGGTTTCTGTCCACTCTGGAGACCATATACACATGATCTTCCTTGTTGATAGCTGTGTGGCTACAGTATCTC GCAAGGACTCCAGTCCCAGATATAGTATTGTTGATTTCTATGGATGCCTGGTGGATGGAAAGCAGGAGGACTCTTTCTCTGCCTTCAGATCTCCATGGAGCCAGTCAGACAAGATCCAGTTCACTACTGATGCCTTCAGATTTGCTGGGGTTACCAAGTCTTTGATCTACATCACCTGTAGCTTGAGGGCTGCTGCCATTGATCAGGCCCCAGATCCATTGCACAAGGCTTGCTCGTTCAGCAAAATCAACAATATCTGGTTTCCAGTAGAAGGCCCCAAAAACATCTGCAGCTGCTGTGAGACTGGGAACTGTGGTGGTCCTGGAGATCTAACCAGAGGCTTGACCCTTCTTTCCAGTTCCCAGAAGGGTTGGGAAGAGAGTAGTACCTTCAGACCATGGTTTTAA